A DNA window from Linepithema humile isolate Giens D197 chromosome 6, Lhum_UNIL_v1.0, whole genome shotgun sequence contains the following coding sequences:
- the LOC137000427 gene encoding uncharacterized protein yields MAFKNLVTIIDKFIYNGEFCFSGLNVNPPLCVKKLTNRITNNRLQFWIWSEMKQVHLQSSWPAILAVRENLLPSDTPYIPILIEDILQYASQSDYEQNCIKNVLTIGEILPGAARIVQLQSVSPNCELKVTLSLEKLPVHAIYLKDEKKRHLPIWEKFRTFKVYGTLERRENKVILIAEKLLQVQDIRGSLNVLSLLSTAVRPMHYQ; encoded by the exons ATGGCCTTTAAAAACTTAGTTACTATCATAGATAAGTTCATATACAATGGAGAATTCTGCTTTTCCGGTCTTAATGTGAATCCTCCTTTATGCGTaaagaaattgaccaatcgAATAACCAAT aatagaTTGCAATTTTGGATTTGGAGCGAAATGAAACAAGTGCATCTGCAATCTTCTTGGCCGGCGATTTTAGCCGTTCGTGAGAATCTTTTGCCATCCGATACTCCGTACATTCCTATTTTAATTGAGGATATTTTGCAATACGCATCCCAGTCAGATTATGAGCAAAACTGTATAAAAAACGTGCTAACCATCGGTGAAATTCTACCCGGTGCAGCGCGAATTGTTCAATTGCAGAGTGTTTCGCCTAACTGTGAATTAAAAGTTACTCTCAGCTTGGAGAAGCTTCCCGTACATGCTATATATCTCAAAGACGAAAAGAAAAGGCATCTGCCTATATGG GAAAAGTTTCGCACTTTCAAAGTTTATGGAACATTGGAACGgagagaaaataaagttatattgatagctgaaaaattgttacaagTGCAAGATATACGAGGCAGTCTAAATGTATTATCATTGTTATCTACAGCAGTTCGTCCTATGCATTATCAGTAA